One Phocoena phocoena chromosome 5, mPhoPho1.1, whole genome shotgun sequence genomic region harbors:
- the CXCL11 gene encoding C-X-C motif chemokine 11 isoform X2: MNTKGMATVLAVIFCATIVQGFPMFKGGRCLCTHPGVKAVKVADIEKVSIIYPSNSCDKTEVIITLKTHRGQRCLNTKSKQAKVILKKAERMNSLKYQKV; this comes from the exons ATGAATACGAAGGGCATGGCTACAGTCCTGGCTGTGATATTCTGTGCTACAATTGTTCAAG GCTTCCCCATGTTCAAAGGGGGACGGTGTCTTTGCACACACCCTGGAGTAAAAGCAGTGAAAGTGGCAGATATTGAGAAAGTCTCCATAATTTACCCAAGTAATAGCTGTGACAAAACAGAAGTGAT TATCACCCTGAAAACACATAGAGGACAAAGATGCCTAAATACCAAGTCAAAGCAAGCAAAAGTTATACTCAAG AAAGCTGAAAGaatgaattctttaaaatatcaaaaagtatGA
- the CXCL11 gene encoding C-X-C motif chemokine 11 isoform X1, whose product MNTKGMATVLAVIFCATIVQGFPMFKGGRCLCTHPGVKAVKVADIEKVSIIYPSNSCDKTEVIITLKTHRGQRCLNTKSKQAKVILKLKE is encoded by the exons ATGAATACGAAGGGCATGGCTACAGTCCTGGCTGTGATATTCTGTGCTACAATTGTTCAAG GCTTCCCCATGTTCAAAGGGGGACGGTGTCTTTGCACACACCCTGGAGTAAAAGCAGTGAAAGTGGCAGATATTGAGAAAGTCTCCATAATTTACCCAAGTAATAGCTGTGACAAAACAGAAGTGAT TATCACCCTGAAAACACATAGAGGACAAAGATGCCTAAATACCAAGTCAAAGCAAGCAAAAGTTATACTCAAG CTGAAAGaatga